The Deltaproteobacteria bacterium genome contains the following window.
GGTGTGCTGTTTGAAAAAGGGCGGGATATTCCAAAGACCCATCATCTTTCAGAACTCCTGACCCTTTGCGAGAAACATTTTCCGGCGTTGGGTAACTTTCGGGAGGAATGTCTTCTTTTGGACCGCTACTATATTCCAACTCGTTATCCCGATGCCTTACCCGGGAGCCTTCCTGAAGGACTGCCAAGCATGGAAGATGCCAAAAAAGCGCTGGAT
Protein-coding sequences here:
- a CDS encoding HEPN domain-containing protein; translated protein: MKRLNPWFELSREDWRTAEWTLQEKIFNQTCFHSQQGVEKILKGVLFEKGRDIPKTHHLSELLTLCEKHFPALGNFREECLLLDRYYIPTRYPDALPGSLPEGLPSMEDAKKALDTFQHLRMVVIPPSL